The proteins below are encoded in one region of Pleuronectes platessa chromosome 12, fPlePla1.1, whole genome shotgun sequence:
- the prdm8 gene encoding PR domain zinc finger protein 8, with amino-acid sequence MDHSFLPRSIWTSDSKFLQHPADLYSSVVVTRSIPAGTCFGPCVLQNTFYETIAFIAQKSFDRRAKPYVFRVDPEAMRNSALVLSWLRLVQAARNGEEQNTEAFLKAGQLYVRTTRDIRQEEELLVWYDQELSHLLGFTDMSRGSGEGEYRCCRCNQVFKNEYPFLAHCRFLCTQVKSDPWSREVYAHKHVEIKRQRRVTDFHNIARDLEHKRPSGNEDAEIYPKRRKYEETLYPKGRKTVLLEKTNISNDDNITQLVKGYDQAAGDASSSAGKLKGDKIKPDHLGCKVDDDEDEDVDVVGAKETFTHGREMAESSEMHSRSSSAFSLVRSNGQGEQKSAFCKPSKRTSPISPQAHLSSAATAPSSRLEELPDVFTPRAVLGYNNLMASSVLSGDLQSGPTPVALNNTFHYAPEHWSRSVGAQLQTASSLTILPPTYTSFGVSVQNWCAKCNLSFRMTSDLVFHMRSHHKKEFAVESQVRRRREEKLTCPICHEYFRERHHLSRHMTSHN; translated from the exons ATGGATCACAGTTTCCTGCCTCGGTCCATCTGGACCAGTGACAGTAAATTCCTGCAGCATCCAGCGGATCTCTACAGCAGCGTGGTCGTTACGCGCAGCATCCCGGCGGGCACGTGCTTTGGTCCATGTGTGCTCCAAAACACTTTCTATGAGACCATCGCCTTCATAGCGCAGAAATCCTTTGACAGGAGAGCGAAGCCCTACGTGTTCCGG GTGGACCCTGAGGCCATGCGTAATTCAGCGCTGGTGCTGTCCTGGCTGCGGCTCGTGCAGGCTGCGCGCAACGGAGAGGAGCAGAACACCGAGGCCTTCCTGAAAGCGGGTCAGCTGTACGTGCGGACCACCCGGGACATCCGGcaggaagaggagctgctggtgtgGTACGACCAGGAGCTGTCTCACCTACTGGGCTTCACAGACATGAGCAGAGGATCAGGGGAAGGTGAG TACAGGTGTTGCAGATGTAACCAGGTCTTCAAGAACGAGTATCCGTTCCTGGCCCACTGCCGTTTCCTCTGCACACAAGTAAAGAGTGACCCCTGGAGCCGCGAGGTTTACGCGCACAAGCACGTGGAAATAAAGAGGCAACGCCGAGTGACAGATTTCCACAACATCGCCAGAGATTTGGAACACAAAAGACCCAGCGGCAACGAGGACGCGGAGATTTATCCCAAGAGGAGGAAATACGAGGAAACGCTTTATCCCAAAGGCCGGAAAACTGTGCTATTAGAAAAGACAAATATTTCAAACGATGATAACATTACTCAGCTGGTCAAAGGCTACGACCAGGCAGCAGGAGACGCGTCCTCCTCTGCGGGGAAACTGAAAGGCGACAAGATCAAACCGGATCATTTGGGATGTAAGGTCGATGATGATGAGGACGAGGATGTTGACGTGGTGGGAGCCAAAGAGACCTTTACGCACGGCAGAGAGATGGCAGAGAGCTCCGAGATGCACTCACGCAGCAGCAGTGCGTTCTCTCTGGTCAGGTCCAACGGACAAGGCGAACAGAAAAGCGCTTTCTGCAAACCGAGCAAAAGAACTTCTCCCATCAGCCCACAGGCGCATCTCAGCAGTGCTGCAACAGCCCCCTCTAGCCGCCTAGAGGAGCTGCCCGACGTTTTCACCCCCAGGGCCGTTTTGGGATACAACAACCTGATGGCGTCCAGCGTCCTGAGCGGAGACTTGCAAAGCGGACCCACTCCGGTGGCGCTGAACAACACTTTCCATTACGCACCGGAGCACTGGTCCAGGAGCGTCGGCGCCCAGCTGCAGACCGCCTCCTCCCTCACCATCCTCCCGCCGACGTACACCTCCTTCGGCGTGTCGGTGCAGAACTGGTGCGCCAAGTGCAACCTGTCCTTCCGCATGACGTCCGACCTCGTCTTCCACATGCGCTCCCACCACAAGAAGGAGTTTGCAGTGGAGTCCCAGGTGAGGAGGCGCAGGGAGGAGAAACTCACCTGCCCGATCT